A single genomic interval of Gossypium raimondii isolate GPD5lz chromosome 11, ASM2569854v1, whole genome shotgun sequence harbors:
- the LOC105803406 gene encoding nudix hydrolase 2, whose amino-acid sequence MPKLVFELFSTSSTLVSISSPSTIPNHLVLGQHNIKSLSSVRCMLTSTNTLAIEKKMVPGNEVQQVELLAGVEDLYGGIIIDMEKTMDSEAFVPLLRASLSQWKQRGKRAVWIKLPIELANLVEPAVKEGFKYHHAEPDYVMLVNWISKSTNSLPKNASHRVGISAFVMNDKRQVLVVQEKSGKFKGTGVWKFPTGVVDEGEDISMAAIREVKEETGIDTEFVEILAFRQSHKSFFTKSDLLFVCMLRPRSFDIQKQDTEIEAAQWIPVEEYAEQPFMKKHDSFSSVAKVCLTKSEKEYAGFSPIPRTTASGKTSYLYFNTKDLTQL is encoded by the exons ATGCCCAAACTTGTCTTCGAACTATTTTCAACATCTTCCACTCTAGTATCAATATCATCACCCTCAACAATTCCCAATCATCTTGTCTT AGGTCAACATAATATCAAATCATTAAGCTCCGTCAGATGCATGTTGACTTCAACAAATACTTTAGCAATTGAAAAGAAGATGGTACCTGGAAATGAAGTCCAACAGGTTGAATTACTTGCTGGGGTCGAGGATTTATACGGAGGCATCATTATAGACATGGAGAAAACTATGGATTCTGAGGCCTTCGTTCCTTTACTTAGGGCTTCATTATCGCAGTGGAAGCAACGA GGAAAGAGGGCGGTTTGGATTAAATTGCCTATCGAACTTGCTAATCTGGTCGAACCGGCGGTTAAG GAAGGGTTTAAATACCACCATGCGGAACCAGATTATGTAATGCTTGTAAATTGGATCAGCAAATCTACCAATAGTCTTCCTAAAAACGCCTCGCATCGCGTTGGGATTAGTGCTTTTGTCATGAATGACAAAAGACAG GTGCTTGTAGTTCAAGAGAAGAGTGGCAAGTTCAAAGGCACAGGTGTCTGGAAATTCCCTACTGGAGTTGTTGATGAG GGTGAGGATATTTCTATGGCAGCAATAAGGGAAGTTAAAGAAGAGACAGGG ATTGACACTGAATTTGTGGAAATTTTAGCATTCAG GCAAAGTCACAAGTCATTCTTTACAAAATCAGATTTACTTTTTGTTTGTATGTTACGTCCACGCTCGTTTGACATCCAGAAGCAAGATACAGAGATTGAAGCTGCCCAG TGGATACCAGTGGAGGAGTATGCAGAGCAGCCTTTTATGAAGAAACATGATAGCTTTAGTAGTGTAGCCAAAGTATGTTTAACAAAGTCAGAGAAGGAATATGCGGGATTTTCCCCAATTCCTAGAACTACAGCTTCTGGCAAGACCAGTTACTTATACTTCAACACCAAGGATCTCACCCAACTATGA